A stretch of DNA from Chloroflexota bacterium:
TACCGCTGGAAGTGGAACCCGATGATGTGCCACTCGATGTTCCGCTAGAACCCGTAGAAGTAACGGTTAAGGCGCTGCCATTAAGCTGGCCTGCCAGAGTTTCATCGGTACCATAACGATAAACTTCAATATCCATTACATCGCTGGCATTATGCGTGCGAATAATATCGCAATAATCTGCCATGACCGCATTTGCACCAACAGGATGACCTTCCAAACCCATAACGATATCGCCACCTGTAATGCCAGCGCGATCTGCCGGTGAACCTGAGGCAACCGATGAAACCCAAATACCTGAAATGGTGCCATCGTCCGAGACAATTGCCTGACCATTGATACCAAGAGAATCTACGTCGCGGCCAGCTTTCAATTCATCGATAATGGGAACCGCTTTCTCGCGGCCAATCGCAAAGTATTGATTCACATCAGCTGCAGCCGCGTAATTCACACCAACAATTTTGCCATCGCCGGTAACTAACGGGCCACCAGAGTTGCCCGGATTAATCGTGGCATCGTGCATAATAACGGAATCAACCGATGCCCAGTCTGATTCGCCGCTGGTATTCTCTTTAGAGACAATACCTTTGGTCAAGGTATATTCCGTTTCGCCGAGGGGGAAGCCTACGGAATAGACTTCAAGCCCAACAGCGATCGGATCGGAATACCACTCCAAATAAGGGAAACCATCGCCATCAATGTCAATCACGGCCAAGTCAGAACATTCGGAAACAGCTACGACGCGGGCATTATACGATTTCGTGGTGTCGCCACCAATCCATACTTTTAGTAACGCTGCACCGGTAACTACGTGGTTATTGGTTACAGCCAGACCAGACGGATCGATAATGAAACCAGACCCGCGACCCGCGCCAACATACGCGCCCTCAAAATCAACAAAAGTACCTTCTGCCTGAATTTGAATCGCGGCGTTACGCACGTCAGTCAGGCTGGAAATCGCGCCCGACGCAACAGCTTGGGCCGGTTGGGCGGGTTCTACTGGTTGGGCCGGTTCAACTGCTTTGGTTTGCACAGGTTCCGCTGGCGCTTGTACAGGAGCTTCTGTCGGGGCAGGGCTAGGAGTGCTGCAAGCCAGCGTAACCAACAAAAATAATGCGCCAATCAGCATCAGTGGTTTGATAAACGGGTATTTCATTTCATCCTCCTTGATTAGAACAACGGTAAGGTTACGTGTAGGTAAAGAACTTCCATAAGTTTTGAAATTCTATCACAAATGCATAACGACAAAATACAGTCCTATGGAGCTATTTGGGTAGTTTTTGCCGCCAAAGACACCCAAAGCGCGATGAGTTTTCGCGTAGCTTCAAAAGCCAACGGCGGTAAATCATCGCGAGCAAAAAACTCGGCCTGGTCAGCATCATCGCTAGCCTGCAAATGGCCTGAAACCACAGCAGCACGGTATGCAATCACCATATCGGCGCCACGGGCATGTTCTTGACCAGGAATCACATCGAGCAAAGCTGTTACGCTCACAACCAGGCCGGTCTCTTCCAGGCATTCGCGTTCAGCGGCGCGCGCCACGTCTTCACCGGCATCGACAAATCCAGCAGGCAGTGTCCATAAGCCGCGTTGGGGTTGATGCACGCGCCGCACCAGCAAGACCTTGCCATCCTGCTCAACCAAAACAGCCGCGGCGACTTTCGGGTCGGGAAAGAAAATCCAATTGCAGGCCGGGCACACCGGGCGCAAACGCCCGCGTCGATGGGCCTCGCCCAACGCAGTGCCACAACGTAGGCAAAATTTTACATCCACAGGGTTCATCGCCGCGACCGCCAGCGCAAATACAGCGCCACCACGCCAGTGGTCAGCGCCAGGGATGCCAAAATGATTTCAAGAAGCGCGAAACCGCTCAGATGTGTAGCAACTGTGCGGGGGATTTCAGAATCCGCGGCGAGCGAGTCGGGGATAACCTGTGCGGGGGCAGGTGTAGCTGTGGGGATAGCTGTCATCATCGGGGCGGATTCTTCTTCAGCCATGACTCCTGCGGGGGTGGTCGTCGCCAATAAAGCAGGTTCTGCTTCCGCGGCGGATTCAGCTTCCACAGACTCCGGCAGCGCTTCGCCTGTATTCTCCGCGACAGCCATATCGGCCGCGGCTTCTTCTGCGGGTGCAGCAGGGGCTTCAGCCATCATTTCGACTTCTTCGGCAGCTTTCTGAGCGGCAGGTGCGGCCAGTTCTTGCGCCGGAGCCATCGCCATGCGGCTGGATACGAAGAAATTCCCCAAAAATACGATAATGAAAAGTAAACTCGAAAGCACGGAGGCCAGCCTGAAAGTAGGATAAAGTCGTGCCGCGCGCGGCGAACGTAAAGCAACCATCTGCGGCGTGAGGGT
This window harbors:
- a CDS encoding trypsin-like serine protease, whose amino-acid sequence is MKYPFIKPLMLIGALFLLVTLACSTPSPAPTEAPVQAPAEPVQTKAVEPAQPVEPAQPAQAVASGAISSLTDVRNAAIQIQAEGTFVDFEGAYVGAGRGSGFIIDPSGLAVTNNHVVTGAALLKVWIGGDTTKSYNARVVAVSECSDLAVIDIDGDGFPYLEWYSDPIAVGLEVYSVGFPLGETEYTLTKGIVSKENTSGESDWASVDSVIMHDATINPGNSGGPLVTGDGKIVGVNYAAAADVNQYFAIGREKAVPIIDELKAGRDVDSLGINGQAIVSDDGTISGIWVSSVASGSPADRAGITGGDIVMGLEGHPVGANAVMADYCDIIRTHNASDVMDIEVYRYGTDETLAGQLNGSALTVTSTGSSGTSSGTSSGSTSSGNTSNVSGDFMAVVDDLDILYIEIPSWWSEINGGIWEANWGTSSGDIPFQAARIVAAPSLDDFNSYWNAPGVNFSASADWGKIGGYVQILDDAGYTWYVDSCEKTGRYSYEDPKFEGRFDVWDCGIDADVIVLGARPIADKFAYLVLLQIQLGEDWGDSDGTIEDRISETFDVVNTLP
- a CDS encoding NUDIX hydrolase — translated: MNPVDVKFCLRCGTALGEAHRRGRLRPVCPACNWIFFPDPKVAAAVLVEQDGKVLLVRRVHQPQRGLWTLPAGFVDAGEDVARAAERECLEETGLVVSVTALLDVIPGQEHARGADMVIAYRAAVVSGHLQASDDADQAEFFARDDLPPLAFEATRKLIALWVSLAAKTTQIAP